The Chamaesiphon minutus PCC 6605 DNA window CGCAGCCAGATTCGGCTAACTTCTTGCGGAGGAGGCGAATTTGAGCGGCGACGACGTTGCTAGTAGATTCGGAGTCGAATGCCCAGACGCGGTTGCGAATTTGGTCGTGGGTGAGGGTGCGATCGGGATGTTGCATGAGATATTCTAACAGTTGAAATTCTTTGGCTGTCAGACCGATCGCCGTTTCGGTGCCTTGCCGATCGGCGATCGCGATCGCGTTCTTGTTGTAGTCTAATCGCAGATTGCCCACCTGCAATCGCTCTGCTTGGAATACCTGGGCGCGCCGCTGGAGGGCGCGGATTCTGGCGAGTAGTTCTTCCATCCCAAAGGGTTTGACTAGGTAGTCATCGGCTCCAGCGTCCAATCCGGCGATCTTATCTTCCATCCGATCGCGGGCGGTGAGCATTAGAATCGGAAGTGTATATTTTTCAGCACGTAGGCGTTGACACAGTTCGATGCCAGAGATTTTGGGCAACATCCAATCGATAATCGCCAGGGAGTATATAGATTCTCGCTCCGAGACGCTCCGCGCACGATCGTGGGCGAGATATTCCCAGCCAGTTTTACCATCTACTACCCAATCGACGATGTATTGATGATGAGCGAGGCTTTTTTGAACGATTGCCCCTAAGTCTGGCTCGTCTTCAATCAATAAAATTTTCATACTTGAGTCAGTGTCTAATCACTAGCTTAAAATCTCGATCGACCGAGCGTTTCATCTGAATTTCATCCCCTTGCTTTAACATATTAGTAAAGCAAGATCGTTACTATTTTATCCACAATTTATGAATCATAAAAATCGCTCGTTTGCCCCTATCGCCATCTTGGTGG harbors:
- the rppA gene encoding two-component system response regulator RppA, translating into MKILLIEDEPDLGAIVQKSLAHHQYIVDWVVDGKTGWEYLAHDRARSVSERESIYSLAIIDWMLPKISGIELCQRLRAEKYTLPILMLTARDRMEDKIAGLDAGADDYLVKPFGMEELLARIRALQRRAQVFQAERLQVGNLRLDYNKNAIAIADRQGTETAIGLTAKEFQLLEYLMQHPDRTLTHDQIRNRVWAFDSESTSNVVAAQIRLLRKKLAESGCENPIETVRGFGYRLNSF